A window from Sphingopyxis alaskensis RB2256 encodes these proteins:
- a CDS encoding ETC complex I subunit produces the protein MKARIYQKPKNAMQSGRAGTGRWMLEFAPAEARKPDPLMGWAGSGDTQRQLRLSFASREEAVAYAEKYGIDAEVMPTPVRKLKIQAYADNFR, from the coding sequence ATGAAAGCGCGAATCTACCAGAAGCCCAAAAATGCGATGCAGTCGGGGCGTGCGGGAACCGGGCGCTGGATGCTGGAGTTCGCCCCCGCCGAGGCGCGCAAGCCCGACCCACTGATGGGTTGGGCGGGCAGCGGCGATACGCAGCGCCAGCTTCGCCTGAGCTTTGCGAGCCGCGAGGAAGCGGTCGCCTATGCGGAAAAATATGGCATCGATGCGGAGGTCATGCCGACGCCCGTGCGCAAGCTGAAGATCCAAGCCTACGCCGACAATTTCCGGTAA
- a CDS encoding DUF4170 domain-containing protein, which translates to MSKLHLVFGGRVSDPQGLDFVDLANLDVVGLYPDYKSAEKAWRSAAQRTVDDAEMKYVVVHLHKLLQPEAE; encoded by the coding sequence ATGAGCAAATTGCACCTCGTGTTCGGCGGCCGGGTCAGCGATCCGCAGGGCCTCGACTTTGTCGACCTTGCCAATCTGGATGTCGTCGGCCTCTATCCCGACTATAAATCGGCCGAAAAAGCATGGCGCAGCGCCGCGCAGCGCACCGTCGACGATGCCGAAATGAAATATGTCGTCGTCCACCTGCACAAGCTGTTGCAGCCCGAGGCGGAGTGA
- a CDS encoding DUF3618 domain-containing protein translates to MPRTRNRLITAARRSMLQRAELYRRLDVAKAALHPAALLDRGKYRVRTKVDDAAHAVRQEFRDNRWPIAIAAAAGIAWLLREPIKEHAPRLARKVQDVVAGIADRFRADATDEDGAGQVEENDEAVQ, encoded by the coding sequence ATGCCGCGCACACGCAACCGCCTGATAACCGCCGCGCGCCGGTCGATGCTCCAGCGCGCTGAACTCTATCGGCGGCTCGACGTCGCCAAGGCGGCGCTGCATCCCGCCGCGCTGCTCGACCGCGGCAAATATCGCGTGCGGACCAAGGTCGACGATGCCGCGCACGCGGTAAGGCAGGAGTTTCGCGACAATCGCTGGCCGATTGCGATCGCCGCCGCTGCGGGCATCGCCTGGCTGCTGCGCGAACCGATCAAGGAACATGCGCCCCGGCTGGCGCGCAAGGTGCAGGACGTGGTCGCGGGCATCGCCGATCGTTTTCGTGCCGACGCGACCGACGAAGATGGCGCCGGACAAGTGGAGGAAAATGATGAAGCCGTTCAGTGA
- a CDS encoding phage holin family protein, with protein MASPDPETPAPVGRSFDGISHGYAPDARPATSEPVPLDQIARDVVENLSATAKAELALIEARGELALHGATWSAAWGAVAACALGVAMLALAFGAILALAPHTGALLATIIVVAVLLLIAALAGWRARRAYDDIRTALRRDLVNEGVDD; from the coding sequence TTGGCATCCCCCGATCCCGAAACCCCCGCGCCCGTCGGGCGCAGCTTTGACGGCATAAGCCATGGCTATGCGCCGGACGCCCGCCCGGCAACGAGCGAGCCCGTGCCACTCGACCAGATCGCCCGCGATGTCGTCGAGAACCTGTCGGCGACGGCGAAAGCCGAACTGGCGCTGATCGAGGCGCGCGGCGAACTGGCGCTGCACGGCGCGACATGGAGCGCGGCGTGGGGCGCGGTCGCTGCCTGCGCGCTGGGAGTGGCGATGCTCGCGCTGGCATTCGGCGCGATCCTGGCGCTCGCTCCGCACACGGGGGCGTTGCTGGCAACGATCATTGTCGTCGCGGTGCTTCTGTTGATCGCGGCGCTCGCCGGCTGGCGCGCGCGCCGCGCCTATGACGACATCCGCACCGCGCTGCGGCGCGACCTGGTGAACGAAGGGGTCGATGACTGA
- the eno gene encoding phosphopyruvate hydratase, whose amino-acid sequence MTAIIDIHGREILDSRGNPTVEVDVLLEDGSFGRAAVPSGASTGAHEAVELRDGDKGRYLGKGVTKAVAAVNGDIAEALVGLDAEDQREIDMAMIDLDGTPNKSRLGANAILGVSLAAAKAAADARGLPLYRYVGGVSARTLPVPMMNIINGGEHADNPIDVQEFMIMPVGAGSIAEAVRWGSEIFHTLKKGLSQKGLATAVGDEGGFAPNLASTRDALDFIAASVDQAGFKLGTDVVLALDCAATEFFRNGKYEISGEGLSLSPEQMAEYLAALVKDYPIKSIEDGMSEDDFAGWKALTDLIGGTCQLVGDDLFVTNPARLEQGIKDGLANSLLVKVNQIGTLSETLDAVDMAHRARYSAVMSHRSGETEDATIADLAVATNCGQIKTGSLARSDRLAKYNQLIRIEEELGDMARYPGAAIFG is encoded by the coding sequence ATGACCGCCATCATCGACATCCACGGCCGCGAAATTCTCGACAGCCGCGGCAACCCCACCGTCGAAGTCGATGTGCTGCTGGAGGACGGCAGCTTCGGCCGTGCCGCGGTTCCCTCGGGCGCCTCGACCGGCGCACACGAGGCCGTCGAACTGCGCGACGGCGACAAGGGGCGCTATCTCGGCAAGGGCGTGACCAAAGCGGTCGCGGCGGTCAACGGCGACATCGCCGAGGCGCTGGTCGGCCTCGATGCCGAGGACCAGCGCGAGATTGACATGGCAATGATCGACCTCGACGGCACGCCGAACAAGAGCCGCCTTGGCGCCAATGCGATTTTGGGCGTCAGCCTTGCCGCCGCGAAGGCCGCCGCCGACGCGCGCGGCCTGCCGCTCTATCGCTATGTCGGCGGCGTGTCGGCGCGCACCTTGCCGGTGCCGATGATGAACATCATCAACGGCGGCGAACATGCCGACAATCCGATCGACGTGCAGGAGTTCATGATCATGCCCGTCGGCGCCGGCAGCATCGCCGAAGCGGTGCGCTGGGGCAGCGAGATTTTCCACACGCTGAAGAAGGGCCTGTCACAGAAGGGCCTCGCGACCGCCGTGGGCGACGAGGGTGGTTTCGCCCCCAACCTTGCCTCGACCCGCGATGCGCTCGATTTCATCGCCGCCTCGGTCGACCAGGCCGGTTTCAAGCTCGGCACCGACGTCGTGCTCGCGCTCGATTGCGCCGCGACCGAGTTTTTCAGGAATGGCAAATATGAAATCAGCGGCGAAGGCCTGTCGCTGAGCCCCGAACAAATGGCCGAATATCTCGCCGCGCTCGTCAAGGATTACCCGATCAAGTCGATCGAGGACGGGATGAGCGAAGATGATTTCGCGGGCTGGAAGGCACTGACCGACCTGATCGGCGGCACGTGCCAGCTCGTCGGCGACGATCTGTTCGTCACCAACCCGGCGCGGCTGGAACAGGGGATCAAGGACGGCCTTGCCAATTCGCTGCTTGTCAAAGTCAACCAGATCGGCACGCTGTCCGAAACATTGGATGCGGTCGATATGGCGCACCGCGCGCGCTATTCTGCGGTGATGTCGCACCGCTCGGGCGAGACCGAGGATGCGACGATCGCCGACCTTGCCGTCGCGACCAACTGCGGCCAGATCAAGACCGGCAGCCTCGCGCGGTCGGACCGGCTTGCGAAATACAACCAGCTGATCCGCATCGAGGAAGAGCTGGGCGATATGGCGCGCTATCCGGGCGCGGCGATTTTCGGCTGA
- a CDS encoding FtsB family cell division protein: MTQRHKLRKSMRRATGPALAVIAVLAMLGYAIFGPTGLYAWGEYSQSVEKKRVVLSELVKKERELQNRVNLLDQRRVDPDLAEEYVRSKLGAYHPDEVIIPMEPEAK; encoded by the coding sequence ATGACGCAGCGCCACAAATTACGCAAATCGATGCGCCGCGCGACCGGACCGGCGCTGGCGGTGATCGCGGTGCTGGCAATGCTGGGCTATGCGATTTTCGGCCCGACCGGGCTTTATGCCTGGGGCGAATATAGCCAGTCCGTCGAGAAAAAACGTGTCGTGCTGAGCGAACTCGTGAAGAAGGAGCGCGAGCTTCAGAACCGCGTCAACCTGCTCGATCAGCGGCGCGTCGATCCCGATCTGGCCGAGGAATATGTGCGCTCGAAACTGGGCGCCTATCACCCCGACGAGGTGATCATTCCGATGGAGCCCGAGGCTAAGTAA
- the pdhA gene encoding pyruvate dehydrogenase (acetyl-transferring) E1 component subunit alpha — MAKAPARKTAAPKKVAATPAPASNREGPRDPVPYDATPQELEKFYRDMLLIRRFEEKAGQLYGLGLIGGFCHLYIGQEAVAVGLQSALDGDKDSVITGYRDHGHMLAYGIDPKVIMAELTGRAAGISKGKGGSMHMFSVEHKFYGGHGIVGAQVSLGTGLAFAHKYRGDGGVAMAYFGDGAANQGQVYESFNMAELWKLPIIFVIENNQYAMGTSVNRASAEDQLYRRGESFRIPGMQVDGMDVLAVRGAAEAALEWVRAGRGPVLMELKTYRYRGHSMSDPAKYRSREEVQAVRDKSDAIEHLKKLMEGAGIGEDRIKDIDKEIRAIVAESADFAESAPEPDLSELYTDVLVEQY; from the coding sequence TTGGCCAAAGCACCCGCGCGTAAGACTGCCGCGCCAAAAAAAGTCGCTGCCACCCCAGCTCCCGCATCCAATCGCGAAGGGCCGCGCGATCCGGTCCCCTATGACGCGACCCCGCAAGAACTCGAAAAATTCTATCGCGACATGCTGCTCATCCGCCGCTTCGAGGAAAAGGCGGGGCAGCTCTACGGTCTGGGGCTGATCGGCGGTTTCTGCCACCTCTATATCGGTCAGGAAGCCGTGGCGGTCGGCCTGCAATCGGCGCTGGACGGGGACAAGGACAGCGTCATCACCGGATATCGCGACCATGGCCACATGCTCGCCTACGGCATCGACCCCAAGGTCATCATGGCCGAGCTGACCGGCCGCGCCGCGGGCATTTCGAAGGGCAAGGGCGGCTCGATGCACATGTTCAGCGTCGAGCACAAGTTCTACGGCGGTCACGGTATCGTCGGCGCGCAGGTCTCGCTCGGCACGGGCCTTGCCTTCGCGCACAAATATCGCGGCGACGGCGGTGTGGCGATGGCCTATTTCGGCGACGGCGCCGCGAACCAGGGTCAGGTCTACGAAAGCTTCAACATGGCCGAGCTGTGGAAGCTGCCGATTATCTTCGTGATCGAGAACAACCAGTACGCCATGGGCACGTCGGTCAACCGCGCGTCGGCGGAGGACCAGCTCTATCGCCGCGGCGAAAGTTTCCGCATTCCGGGGATGCAGGTCGACGGCATGGACGTGCTCGCGGTGCGCGGCGCGGCTGAGGCGGCGCTCGAATGGGTGCGCGCAGGCAGGGGGCCGGTGCTGATGGAACTCAAGACCTATCGCTACCGCGGACACTCGATGTCCGACCCCGCAAAATATCGCAGCCGCGAGGAAGTGCAGGCGGTGCGCGACAAATCGGACGCGATCGAGCATCTGAAAAAGCTGATGGAGGGCGCCGGGATCGGCGAGGACCGGATCAAGGATATCGACAAGGAAATCCGTGCGATCGTCGCCGAATCGGCCGACTTTGCCGAGAGCGCGCCCGAACCCGACTTGTCCGAACTCTATACCGACGTGCTGGTGGAGCAATATTGA
- a CDS encoding pyruvate dehydrogenase complex E1 component subunit beta — protein MAIELKMPALSPTMEEGTLAKWLVKEGDIVKSGDILAEIETDKATMEFEAVDEGTIGQILVPEGTDNVKVGTVIATIQGEGEEQNVAPAQAGAASNSEPTPAAPAPAGATDEPAPAPAPVADRPAATERASDPAIPEGTAMVKLTVREALRDAMAEEMRRDDRVFVMGEEVAEYQGAYKVTQGLLQEFGARRVVDTPITEYGFAGLGAGAAMGGLRPVIEFMTFNFAMQAIDHIINSAAKTNYMSGGQMRCPIVFRGPNGAAARVGAQHSQNYGPWYASVPGLIVIAPYDAADAKGLLKAAIRTEDPVVFLENELLYGRSFEVPDVDDFVLPIGKARVMREGRDVTVVSYSIGVGLALEAADSLAGEGIDAEVIDLRTLRPLDTATVLASLKKTNRLVVVEEGWPVCSIASEIAMVAMEQGFDDLDAPVMRVCNEDVPLPYANNLEKAALIDTPRVVTAVKAVLNR, from the coding sequence ATGGCCATCGAACTGAAGATGCCGGCGCTGTCGCCGACGATGGAAGAGGGCACGCTCGCCAAGTGGCTCGTCAAGGAAGGCGACATTGTGAAGTCGGGCGACATCCTCGCCGAAATCGAAACCGACAAGGCAACGATGGAGTTTGAAGCGGTCGACGAAGGGACGATCGGCCAGATCCTCGTTCCCGAAGGCACCGACAATGTGAAGGTCGGCACCGTGATCGCGACGATTCAGGGCGAAGGGGAGGAACAAAACGTCGCCCCCGCGCAGGCGGGGGCCGCAAGCAACAGTGAGCCCACGCCAGCGGCCCCCGCCCCCGCGGGGGCGACGGATGAGCCTGCACCCGCTCCCGCTCCCGTTGCGGACAGGCCCGCCGCGACCGAACGCGCTTCCGACCCCGCGATCCCCGAAGGCACCGCGATGGTCAAGCTCACCGTCCGCGAAGCGCTGCGCGACGCGATGGCCGAGGAAATGCGAAGGGACGACCGCGTCTTTGTGATGGGCGAGGAAGTCGCCGAATATCAGGGCGCGTACAAGGTCACGCAGGGGCTGCTCCAGGAGTTTGGCGCGCGGCGCGTGGTCGACACGCCGATCACCGAATATGGCTTTGCCGGCCTGGGCGCAGGCGCGGCGATGGGCGGCCTCAGGCCCGTCATCGAGTTCATGACCTTCAACTTTGCGATGCAGGCGATCGACCACATCATCAATTCGGCGGCGAAGACCAACTATATGTCGGGCGGGCAGATGCGCTGCCCGATCGTTTTCCGCGGCCCCAACGGTGCGGCGGCGCGCGTCGGCGCGCAGCACAGCCAGAATTACGGGCCCTGGTATGCCAGCGTTCCCGGCCTGATCGTCATCGCGCCCTATGACGCCGCCGACGCCAAGGGGCTGCTGAAGGCGGCGATCCGCACCGAAGACCCGGTCGTCTTCCTCGAAAACGAGCTGCTCTATGGCCGCAGCTTCGAGGTTCCCGATGTCGATGATTTCGTGCTGCCGATCGGCAAGGCGCGCGTGATGCGCGAAGGGCGCGATGTCACCGTCGTCAGCTATTCGATCGGCGTCGGCCTGGCGCTCGAGGCGGCCGACAGCCTTGCGGGCGAGGGGATCGACGCCGAGGTGATCGACCTGCGTACGCTGCGCCCGCTCGACACCGCGACGGTGCTCGCCAGCCTCAAGAAGACGAACCGCCTTGTCGTCGTCGAGGAGGGCTGGCCGGTCTGCTCGATCGCCAGCGAAATCGCGATGGTCGCGATGGAGCAGGGCTTCGACGACCTCGACGCGCCCGTGATGCGCGTGTGCAACGAGGATGTGCCGCTGCCCTATGCGAACAACCTGGAGAAGGCCGCGCTGATCGACACGCCGCGCGTGGTGACGGCGGTGAAGGCGGTTCTCAATCGTTAA